Proteins found in one Novipirellula caenicola genomic segment:
- a CDS encoding sulfatase: protein MTLLRILVAVPVIALTLLTAVRSDAKDAAEPKRPNVLFILTDDQRYDALSCMGHPHLKTPNIDRLADEGLLFKNHFCTTSLCSPSRASILSGLYAHTHGVTNNFTEYPSDMTSFPLRLQDTGYETAYVGKWHMGEGNDMPRPGFDHFVTHKGQGSYFDTEFNFNGNDRRVVKGYYTTVVTDMALDWIGDRDSDKPWLMMVGHKAPHSFYFPEEKYQKTFDDVDVQYPKSAFNLSDKPAWFQKRLDTWHGIYGPLFDWRKQFPDKSPEAVKDFARMVRAYWGTLLSVDDSVGRLYQFLEERGELDNTLVIFTSDNGLLEGEHGMVDKRTGHEPSIRIPLVVRYPGLTKQPRVIPQLTATIDFAPTILDICHAEPLEKVHGASWKRLAQGDTSDWRTSLYYEYNYESQFPYTPNVRALRTDRWKYIRYPHGDGSPDRHMAELYDLSVDPEEDTNLINVAEYAGTVKRLRAELDRLIAASGDGEPDSMPIDEGIQSGLPEESIR from the coding sequence GTGACCTTGCTTCGTATTCTCGTCGCCGTTCCCGTTATTGCACTGACCCTACTGACCGCCGTCCGCAGCGATGCGAAAGACGCGGCGGAACCCAAACGACCCAACGTGCTTTTCATCTTGACCGACGATCAACGCTATGACGCACTCAGTTGTATGGGGCACCCTCATCTGAAAACGCCAAATATCGACCGCTTGGCCGACGAGGGATTGCTGTTCAAAAACCATTTTTGCACCACCAGCCTCTGTTCGCCCAGTCGTGCTTCGATCCTGAGTGGGCTTTACGCTCACACCCATGGAGTTACGAATAACTTCACCGAATACCCGTCGGACATGACCAGCTTTCCGCTGCGTTTGCAGGACACGGGCTACGAGACCGCCTACGTCGGCAAATGGCATATGGGCGAAGGCAATGACATGCCGCGGCCCGGGTTTGACCATTTCGTAACGCATAAAGGTCAAGGCAGTTACTTTGACACCGAGTTCAATTTCAATGGCAACGACCGCCGCGTCGTCAAAGGTTACTACACCACCGTCGTGACCGACATGGCACTGGACTGGATCGGAGACCGCGACTCGGACAAGCCGTGGTTGATGATGGTCGGGCACAAGGCACCGCACAGCTTCTACTTTCCCGAAGAGAAGTATCAAAAAACGTTCGACGATGTGGATGTGCAGTATCCCAAAAGTGCATTCAATTTGAGTGACAAGCCGGCGTGGTTTCAAAAGCGACTCGATACTTGGCATGGAATCTATGGACCGCTGTTCGATTGGCGAAAACAGTTTCCCGACAAAAGTCCCGAGGCAGTGAAGGATTTTGCTCGCATGGTCCGTGCTTATTGGGGAACGCTATTGTCGGTCGACGACAGCGTCGGACGTTTGTATCAGTTTCTCGAAGAGCGTGGCGAACTCGACAACACGCTGGTGATCTTTACCTCGGACAATGGGCTATTGGAGGGCGAACATGGGATGGTCGACAAACGGACCGGACATGAACCTTCGATCCGGATTCCGTTGGTGGTCCGTTACCCAGGGCTAACCAAACAGCCTCGCGTGATTCCGCAGTTAACCGCGACGATTGATTTTGCGCCCACGATTTTGGATATCTGCCACGCTGAGCCGCTGGAAAAGGTGCACGGGGCAAGCTGGAAGCGTTTGGCACAAGGCGACACGTCGGATTGGCGAACCAGTTTGTATTATGAATACAACTATGAAAGCCAGTTTCCTTACACACCGAATGTTCGGGCGCTGCGAACCGACCGCTGGAAATACATTCGCTACCCGCACGGTGACGGATCGCCTGATCGTCACATGGCGGAACTGTACGATTTATCGGTCGACCCCGAAGAAGACACGAATCTGATCAACGTCGCGGAATATGCGGGTACAGTCAAAAGGCTTCGTGCAGAGCTGGATCGTTTGATCGCCGCCAGCGGCGATGGCGAGCCTGACAGCATGCCGATTGACGAAGGCATCCAGTCGGGGTTGCCCGAAGAGTCGATTCGCTAA
- a CDS encoding DUF1501 domain-containing protein, which yields MFHYDPMPVLSRRDALRKMGAGFGSMALASVVAQAEAASGSAVSASPLSPKLPHFAPKAKHVIQLFMPGGPSQVDTFDYKPQLAKFAGQRPAMVDRKSLRNTKMGLMPSPYSFKQYGQCGKHVSEIFPHVAECVDDICFIHSMHTDIPEHAGAMMMMNAGHLQPSRPSMGSWLVYGLGTENQDLPGFVAMSPRAQPRNKLANWGNAFLPGAYTGTYVNIHEMQPDRILDDLKNGWLPKAGQRQQADLLTRLNQIDLERQRQDQQLEASIQTMEMAFRMQFAVPDAFDTSQESKQTLEMYGDSEYAKGCLLARRLIERGVRTVQLSHSIDGYDIAWDTGHGNIVDGHRKLAVACDQGIAALIKDLKQRGLFEETLLIWGGEFGRAPTSEGQKGRDHDHYGFTTWMAGGGVKGGISYGSTDEFGLTAIEDRVHVHDLHATVLHLMGLDHERLTYRYSGRDYRLTDVHGKVVKDIIA from the coding sequence ATGTTTCACTATGATCCGATGCCGGTGCTGAGCCGCCGCGATGCGCTTCGCAAAATGGGCGCGGGGTTTGGCTCGATGGCGTTGGCAAGTGTGGTCGCCCAGGCGGAAGCGGCATCGGGATCGGCCGTATCCGCTTCGCCGCTATCACCGAAATTGCCGCACTTTGCCCCTAAGGCCAAGCATGTGATTCAGTTGTTCATGCCGGGTGGCCCGTCTCAGGTGGACACGTTTGATTACAAGCCGCAGCTCGCGAAGTTCGCGGGGCAGCGGCCGGCCATGGTCGATCGAAAATCACTGCGGAATACCAAGATGGGGCTGATGCCGTCGCCGTACTCGTTCAAACAGTACGGTCAATGCGGCAAACATGTTAGCGAGATTTTTCCGCACGTCGCCGAGTGTGTTGACGATATTTGTTTCATCCATTCGATGCATACCGACATTCCCGAGCATGCCGGTGCGATGATGATGATGAACGCCGGTCATCTGCAGCCGAGTCGTCCCAGCATGGGATCATGGTTGGTCTATGGCTTGGGGACTGAGAATCAAGACTTGCCGGGATTTGTGGCGATGAGTCCTCGAGCTCAACCACGCAACAAACTAGCGAATTGGGGCAATGCGTTTTTGCCAGGCGCCTACACCGGCACCTACGTCAACATTCACGAAATGCAGCCCGATCGAATTTTGGACGATCTGAAAAACGGTTGGTTGCCCAAGGCGGGCCAGCGTCAGCAGGCCGATTTGCTGACACGGCTGAACCAAATCGATTTGGAGCGTCAGCGACAAGACCAGCAGCTCGAAGCGAGCATCCAGACGATGGAGATGGCGTTTCGCATGCAGTTCGCCGTTCCGGATGCGTTTGATACAAGCCAGGAGTCGAAGCAAACGCTCGAGATGTACGGCGACAGCGAATATGCGAAAGGTTGCCTGTTGGCGCGGCGGTTGATCGAACGTGGCGTTCGCACCGTCCAGCTCTCTCATTCGATCGACGGCTACGATATCGCATGGGACACCGGGCACGGCAATATCGTCGACGGCCATCGAAAGTTGGCGGTGGCATGTGATCAAGGGATCGCGGCGCTGATCAAGGATTTGAAGCAACGCGGGCTCTTTGAAGAGACCTTGCTGATTTGGGGAGGCGAATTTGGCCGTGCCCCGACCTCCGAAGGCCAAAAGGGACGCGACCACGATCACTATGGCTTTACCACCTGGATGGCAGGCGGCGGTGTGAAAGGCGGAATCAGCTACGGATCGACCGACGAATTTGGGCTGACCGCCATCGAAGATCGTGTGCACGTCCACGACTTGCACGCGACGGTCTTGCACTTGATGGGACTAGACCATGAGCGGTTGACGTACCGCTACAGCGGGCGTGACTACCGTTTGACCGACGTGCACGGAAAAGTGGTGAAGGACATTATCGCCTAA
- a CDS encoding PSD1 and planctomycete cytochrome C domain-containing protein, whose product MRFLPSILALLHGLLFSGLSLVVPLDAAEIVDGPPSFAPEQIEFFETQIRPLLVQHCFDCHSTDALEVEAGLYVDSREAILRGGESGAAVVPGKPSESLLIQSVNYEASEMPPDRKLDQRQIDALTRWVEMGAPWPQVTSSPGVPIATGTDWSSFDWDSARQSHWAWQPVQRPEIPAVDPSLVVNPIDNFVVARRAAAGLDAVAIAEPEILVRRIYIDLIGVPPTPEQVQSFVASSAMDRQDAVESLVDELLASPMYGQRWSRHWLDVARYSDGQGGFLDNKPLDAAWRYRDWVVDALNQDMPINEFIRLQIAGDQNGDYSEAIATGFFALGPTYRSDGGDPDSVAQAKGETLDDRIDTLTRGLLGITGACARCHDHKFDPIPQQDYYSLAGVFNNTAVRDMPLASGDVVKRFDAHQRKVNELQKQLNQLNKKIEDDKRDATSEEQSQLDEWQAELTDLKQNAPPGYEIAHTLHDTGDGDMKVALRGNLRRTGDVAPRRFLRLLSGKEQDRFTSGSGRAGLADAIVDPENPLTVRVFVNRVWMHHFGAGLVRTPSNFGTLGESPTHPELLDWMASEFISGGWSLKSLHRQIMTSATYQLSSRFDEQSFVADGDNRLLWRMSPRRMDVEAWRDSLLAVTGELDTSLGGPSIADVTQNKRRTLYAKVSRNGDVFESDRFLRRFDFPLMRATVAQRPSSIVPQQYLFLMNSRFMVERAKSLVALLATASESDAARIEHAYDLLYCRSPEPMELRLGLQFLSSPEDANPLSRWDRYAQVLLSSNEFMFVR is encoded by the coding sequence ATGCGTTTTTTACCGTCAATTCTTGCGCTATTGCATGGCTTGCTATTCAGCGGGCTGTCGCTGGTTGTCCCGCTCGATGCGGCCGAGATTGTCGACGGTCCTCCATCGTTTGCACCCGAACAGATCGAATTTTTCGAAACGCAGATCCGACCGCTATTGGTCCAGCACTGTTTCGATTGTCACAGCACCGATGCACTCGAGGTGGAGGCCGGTCTGTACGTCGATAGCCGTGAAGCAATTTTGCGAGGCGGCGAATCGGGAGCCGCAGTGGTGCCGGGCAAGCCCTCCGAAAGTTTGCTGATCCAATCGGTGAACTACGAAGCGAGCGAGATGCCGCCGGACCGCAAATTGGACCAGCGTCAGATTGATGCGTTGACGCGATGGGTCGAAATGGGAGCTCCTTGGCCTCAAGTCACCTCGTCGCCGGGAGTCCCGATCGCGACCGGGACCGATTGGTCCTCGTTCGATTGGGATTCCGCTCGGCAGAGCCATTGGGCGTGGCAGCCTGTGCAGCGGCCGGAAATTCCTGCGGTGGACCCGAGCCTCGTGGTCAATCCGATTGACAACTTTGTTGTCGCACGTCGGGCCGCGGCGGGGCTCGATGCGGTGGCGATCGCAGAACCCGAGATTCTAGTCCGCCGCATTTACATCGATCTGATTGGCGTTCCGCCTACGCCAGAACAAGTGCAGTCGTTTGTTGCGTCATCGGCGATGGATCGGCAAGACGCGGTCGAGTCGCTGGTCGACGAACTGCTCGCTTCGCCGATGTATGGCCAACGTTGGAGTCGCCATTGGTTGGACGTCGCTCGATACAGCGATGGGCAGGGTGGTTTTCTGGACAACAAACCGCTTGACGCCGCATGGCGTTATCGCGACTGGGTTGTTGATGCGCTGAATCAAGATATGCCAATCAACGAATTCATTCGTTTGCAAATTGCGGGCGATCAAAACGGCGACTATTCCGAAGCAATCGCGACGGGTTTCTTCGCACTTGGCCCAACCTATCGATCCGACGGTGGCGATCCCGACAGCGTCGCTCAGGCCAAAGGCGAAACGCTGGACGACCGCATCGATACGCTCACGCGAGGCTTACTGGGAATCACCGGAGCCTGTGCCCGTTGTCATGACCACAAATTCGATCCGATCCCGCAACAGGATTACTATTCGCTCGCCGGGGTTTTTAATAACACGGCGGTGCGGGACATGCCGCTCGCATCCGGCGACGTGGTCAAGCGTTTTGACGCTCACCAACGCAAAGTCAACGAGCTGCAAAAACAGCTCAACCAGCTCAATAAAAAAATCGAAGATGATAAACGTGATGCGACCTCCGAAGAGCAATCGCAGTTGGACGAGTGGCAGGCGGAATTAACGGATTTAAAACAGAACGCTCCCCCCGGCTACGAAATCGCGCATACGTTACATGACACGGGTGACGGCGATATGAAAGTCGCATTGCGAGGCAATCTTCGCCGAACCGGTGACGTCGCACCGCGTCGTTTTTTGCGGCTGTTGTCGGGCAAAGAACAGGATCGATTTACCAGCGGCAGCGGACGCGCGGGCCTTGCCGATGCGATCGTTGATCCCGAAAACCCTTTAACGGTTCGCGTGTTTGTCAATCGCGTGTGGATGCATCATTTTGGTGCGGGGTTGGTCCGCACACCCAGTAACTTTGGCACGCTCGGTGAATCTCCGACGCATCCTGAGTTATTGGATTGGATGGCTAGTGAGTTTATCTCGGGCGGTTGGTCACTGAAATCGCTGCATCGCCAAATCATGACTTCGGCCACCTACCAGCTCAGCAGCAGGTTTGATGAACAGTCATTTGTAGCCGACGGCGACAATCGATTGCTGTGGCGAATGAGTCCTCGGCGAATGGACGTCGAAGCGTGGCGTGATTCGCTATTGGCGGTGACCGGTGAACTCGATACGTCGCTGGGGGGGCCCTCGATTGCGGATGTCACCCAGAACAAACGCCGGACGCTGTACGCGAAAGTCAGCCGCAACGGCGACGTCTTTGAGTCGGATCGTTTCTTGCGTCGATTTGATTTTCCGCTGATGCGAGCGACCGTGGCGCAGCGACCCAGCAGCATTGTGCCACAGCAGTATCTGTTTTTGATGAATAGCCGCTTTATGGTCGAGCGAGCGAAATCGCTGGTGGCGTTGCTGGCGACTGCAAGTGAATCCGACGCGGCGCGGATCGAGCATGCTTACGATTTGTTGTACTGTCGCAGTCCCGAGCCGATGGAATTACGGCTCGGGCTTCAGTTTCTTTCCAGTCCCGAGGATGCGAATCCGCTGTCGCGTTGGGATCGCTACGCTCAGGTCCTGCTGAGTTCCAATGAATTCATGTTTGTGAGGTAA
- a CDS encoding aldose 1-epimerase family protein: protein MFYRFHFLLAVIACSGVATVGLAQDNSGGDHVIVLTDTETNTRTESLRITSKDFADVLPQNSPAWSVEKTTLHGGKQEGCELVTIDNGVLEIVVVPTRGMSVLRVTKKANSNEPDSTAARFGWDSPVKEVIHPQYINLESRGGLGWLEGFNEWMVRCGLEYAGHPGKDVFTNNVGDKVEMDLTLHGKIGNIPASKVTVTVDREAPHRIRLQGIVNERMFYGPKLELITEISVVPGEPSLRITDTLVNHGADEQEFQLIYHTNFGTPLLEKNARTVVAAEKVEPMNENAAKSIDQYASYQAPTKGFIEEVYLVYPIADASGRTQTMLVNAAGDQAASVAWNTSQLPYLTIWKNTAAEADGYVTGIEPGTGFPFNRNIERHFGRVPKLAPGQSRRFELEYGFHSGAEAVNKMEAEIRTLQTASVVLEEKSPTLPSP, encoded by the coding sequence ATGTTCTATCGTTTCCATTTCCTCCTAGCCGTGATCGCATGCAGTGGTGTGGCCACGGTGGGATTGGCCCAAGACAACAGCGGCGGTGATCACGTGATCGTTCTAACTGACACTGAAACGAACACGCGAACCGAGAGTTTGCGAATCACATCCAAAGACTTCGCTGACGTGTTGCCGCAGAATTCACCTGCATGGTCCGTTGAAAAAACGACACTGCACGGAGGCAAACAGGAGGGCTGCGAACTGGTCACGATCGATAACGGTGTCCTGGAAATCGTCGTGGTTCCGACGCGAGGCATGAGTGTGTTGCGAGTCACCAAAAAAGCGAACTCGAATGAACCTGATTCCACAGCCGCACGGTTCGGTTGGGACTCGCCCGTCAAAGAGGTGATTCATCCGCAATACATCAATCTCGAAAGCCGAGGCGGCCTTGGATGGTTGGAAGGATTCAACGAGTGGATGGTTCGCTGCGGATTGGAGTACGCCGGACATCCCGGCAAGGACGTGTTCACCAACAACGTGGGCGACAAGGTCGAGATGGATCTGACGCTGCACGGCAAGATCGGAAACATTCCCGCGTCAAAGGTCACCGTCACGGTCGATCGCGAAGCTCCTCATCGCATCCGGCTGCAAGGCATCGTCAACGAACGAATGTTCTACGGTCCGAAACTCGAGTTGATCACCGAGATTTCGGTAGTTCCGGGCGAGCCGTCCTTGCGGATCACCGACACGTTGGTCAATCACGGTGCTGACGAGCAAGAATTCCAGCTGATCTATCACACCAATTTTGGCACGCCGCTGTTAGAGAAAAACGCTCGCACCGTGGTCGCAGCCGAGAAGGTCGAACCGATGAACGAGAACGCCGCGAAATCGATCGATCAATATGCAAGCTACCAAGCTCCGACCAAAGGGTTCATCGAAGAGGTCTATTTGGTGTATCCGATCGCGGACGCGAGCGGACGCACCCAAACAATGCTGGTCAACGCCGCCGGCGACCAAGCAGCCTCGGTCGCATGGAATACGTCACAGTTGCCTTACTTGACGATTTGGAAGAACACCGCCGCCGAAGCGGATGGTTACGTGACCGGAATCGAACCGGGCACCGGATTCCCATTTAATCGCAACATCGAACGCCATTTTGGCCGCGTGCCCAAACTTGCCCCCGGCCAATCACGCCGTTTTGAATTGGAGTACGGTTTCCACAGCGGGGCCGAAGCGGTGAACAAAATGGAAGCCGAAATCCGAACATTGCAAACGGCCTCGGTGGTGCTGGAAGAGAAATCGCCCACGCTGCCGTCGCCGTAG
- a CDS encoding (2Fe-2S)-binding protein, with protein sequence MPDRTEVKRREFLKNVGVASATSVVLSEANAAVAAETTTDVDVTANRPTVTIQFKLNGKSKKVTIDARTTLVDLLREDLQHFGTKKGCDHGACGACTVHINGRRVLSCLTLAATVDQTEIKTIEGVASGENLHPMQQAFLRCDAYQCGYCTPGQIMSGIACVDEGHATGSSEETREWMSGNLCRCSAYPNILAAVRQVAGSEPESDPASGVVVISDASSSDSSTSKEQS encoded by the coding sequence ATGCCCGATCGCACTGAAGTCAAACGCCGCGAATTTCTCAAGAATGTTGGAGTGGCGTCGGCTACTTCGGTGGTCCTCAGCGAAGCGAACGCGGCGGTGGCCGCTGAGACGACAACCGATGTCGATGTGACCGCCAATCGACCAACTGTCACCATTCAGTTCAAGCTGAACGGTAAATCCAAAAAAGTGACGATCGACGCTCGCACCACGCTGGTGGACCTGCTTCGCGAGGATCTGCAGCACTTCGGAACAAAGAAGGGCTGCGATCATGGAGCTTGTGGCGCGTGCACGGTTCACATCAATGGTCGACGCGTGCTGTCCTGCCTAACCTTGGCTGCCACGGTCGACCAAACCGAGATCAAGACGATCGAAGGAGTGGCCAGCGGCGAAAATCTGCATCCAATGCAACAAGCGTTCTTACGCTGCGATGCCTATCAGTGCGGTTATTGCACGCCGGGACAAATCATGTCGGGCATCGCTTGTGTCGACGAAGGCCATGCGACTGGATCGAGCGAGGAGACCCGCGAATGGATGAGCGGAAACTTGTGCCGCTGCAGTGCTTATCCCAACATCCTAGCGGCCGTCCGCCAAGTCGCCGGCAGTGAACCGGAAAGCGATCCCGCCTCCGGCGTTGTCGTGATTTCGGATGCATCCTCATCGGACTCTTCCACATCGAAGGAGCAGTCATGA
- a CDS encoding xanthine dehydrogenase family protein subunit M, with product MIPFQFERPASIAEAGRQLQAEGTMLLGGGTTLLDLMKLNVLTPSRLSFVKPLLDDSVSVQQSKLVIGAGCTMSQLADDEAVKDSLAAVRQSLILAASPQIRNMATLGGNLLQRTRCTYFRHPDMPLNPEGDAELKFDTPGVETSMMAVLGNNGRLVGVYPGDFAVTLVAFAGQVRVTGREGDRTIDARSFYHLPNKTEFQYSTALDRGEVITAIELPISATLRNSIYLKVRERSSYAFALASASVGIELDGDGSSATIKTANVGLGGLGSIPWHSPEAENALIGQPATDNTFERAADAALANANPPPGTQYKVRLAKRTLVRALKILRDHGPLNDQELWAMQHGRGVQ from the coding sequence ATGATTCCATTCCAGTTCGAGCGTCCTGCGTCCATTGCTGAAGCGGGACGACAACTGCAAGCCGAAGGAACGATGCTGCTCGGTGGCGGCACGACGTTGCTAGACTTGATGAAACTCAACGTGCTGACGCCTTCTCGGCTTAGCTTCGTCAAGCCGCTGTTAGACGACAGCGTCTCGGTGCAACAATCGAAACTTGTGATCGGGGCCGGTTGCACGATGAGCCAACTTGCCGACGACGAGGCTGTCAAAGACTCGCTCGCGGCAGTGCGTCAATCGCTGATTTTGGCGGCGTCGCCCCAAATCCGAAACATGGCAACGCTCGGCGGCAATCTACTGCAGCGAACACGTTGCACCTACTTTCGCCATCCCGACATGCCGCTCAATCCCGAGGGAGACGCGGAATTGAAGTTTGACACGCCCGGGGTCGAAACCTCGATGATGGCGGTCCTCGGCAATAACGGCCGGCTTGTCGGCGTCTACCCCGGTGACTTTGCCGTCACCTTGGTCGCCTTCGCAGGACAAGTGCGGGTAACGGGTCGCGAGGGCGACCGAACAATCGATGCAAGGTCTTTCTACCATCTGCCAAACAAAACGGAATTCCAGTATTCAACGGCACTGGATCGCGGCGAAGTGATTACCGCGATTGAGCTGCCGATTTCGGCCACCCTGCGAAACAGCATCTACTTAAAAGTCCGCGAGCGTAGCAGCTATGCATTTGCGTTGGCTAGCGCGTCGGTCGGTATCGAACTTGACGGCGATGGAAGCTCGGCAACGATCAAAACGGCCAACGTTGGTCTTGGAGGACTGGGTTCGATTCCCTGGCATAGCCCCGAAGCGGAAAACGCGTTAATCGGTCAACCCGCCACGGACAACACCTTCGAGCGAGCGGCCGACGCCGCGCTGGCCAACGCGAACCCGCCACCAGGAACACAATACAAAGTCCGGCTCGCTAAAAGGACGCTTGTTCGAGCCTTAAAAATCCTCCGCGACCACGGACCACTTAACGATCAAGAACTTTGGGCAATGCAACACGGACGAGGTGTGCAGTGA